From a single Zeugodacus cucurbitae isolate PBARC_wt_2022May chromosome Y, idZeuCucr1.2, whole genome shotgun sequence genomic region:
- the LOC128923435 gene encoding tigger transposable element-derived protein 6-like gives MTSVIWKKILIDLNQNLEKDNKQICLIVDNAPCHNTDEKFSNITIEFLPPNTTALIQPLDQGIIHSFKMEYRQILIKKQICALEKGLSIVEFLKSLTILDGINYANRAWNLVKQQTISNCFKKAGIDNIQFITDEIAATEGENYEWCTLDNEYIQCDNELVCFGTMSDEDIVADVLAVNQNSTEDEEVFAQSEACIKHPSTKNALLSLDSLRDYFCHNNIDPLEAFEDIENLILESSEKQKCQKKITDFLSKS, from the exons ATGACGAGTGTTATTTGGAAAAAGATTCTAATAGATCTCAAtcaaaatcttgaaaaagaTAACAAGCAGATATGTTTGATTGTTGATAATGCTCCTTGCCACAATACAGATGAGAAATTCTCAAACATTACGATTGAATTTTTGCCACCAAATACAACTGCCCTTATACAGCCACTTGATCAAGGTATCATCCACTCCTTTAAAatggaatatcgacaaatactaataaaaaaacaaatttgtgcgTTGGAGAAGGGCTTATCTATAGTTGAATTCCTGAAATCGCTCACTATTTTGGATGGTATCAATTATGCAAATCGCGCTTGGAACCTTGTTAAGCAGCAAACAATTAGTAATTGTTTCAAAAAG gCAGGCATTGACAACATTCAATTCATTACAGATGAGATTGCAGCCACAGAAGGCGAAAACTATGAATGGTGCACACTCGATAATGAATACATTCAATGCGATAATGAACTTGTCTGCTTTGGAACCATGTCGGACGAGGATATTGTTGCGGACGTATTGGCCGTCAATCAAAATTCTACTGAAGATGAGGAAGTGTTCGCGCAATCTGAGGCTTGTATTAAACACCCCTCAACGAAAAATGCCTTGCTAAGCTTAGATTCGCTGCGTGACTATTTTTGTCATAACAATATAGATCCCTTAGAGGCTTTTgaagatattgaaaatttaatcctAGAGAGTTCTGAAAAACAGAAATGCCAGAAGAAAATAAcagattttttaagtaaatcttaa